The nucleotide sequence CGTTATCTCACTGTTCTGGTAGCGTTATTCGCTCGCAGACTCAGGTGGTTCGCTCATCCGTGCGCCATCTTGCGTCTCGCCACTGGCTTCCGGCACCGGCTCGGCGGGAATGTCCGCCGGCGTTTCCAGCGTCAGGCGCCCGAGCTTGCCATCGCGCAATTCGTGCAGCAGCACCTCTGCACCGCGATGTAGATCGATGATGCCACCGGCGCGCAGGCCGCCACGCTTGCTGGCGATCTCTTCCAGAATCGCGACCCCGTTGAAGCCCGAGAGCGCCATCAGATCGACCTTGCGCGGGCCATCACTCTCGACTCGCTCGGCGTCAGGGTTGGCACTGTAGGCCGGCAGTGACTTGAGCTTGTAGCGAGCGATAAGCTCATCGGGATAGCGCCTGGCCAGCTCCGCCGCCACGACCACCGCCACATCGGTGTAGTCGATGGCGGTATCCCGAATCGCGCCGCTGCCGGCCAGACGGTAGGCGCTGGCCTGATCCTCGATCTTTGGCCACATCACCCCGGGGGTGTCGATCAGGGCGATGCCGCCATCGATGCGAATCTTCTGCTGACGCTTGGTGACGGCGGGCTCGTTGCCGGTCTTGGCGATCTTGCGACCCGCCAGACCATTGATCAGCGTCGACTTTCCGACGTTGGGGATGCCCATCACCATCACGCGTGCATCACGATCGACACGGATATGACCGGCCATCTCGCGACACAGCCGCGGAATCTGCTTGAGATCACGCGCCTCAAGCGTGGTGATCGCCAGTGCACGGGTGTTGGGCAGGGCATCGAAATACTCGACCCATTCGCGCGTGCGTGCCGGGTCCGCCAGGTCTGCACGTGACAGCAGCTTGAGGACTGGCTTGTGGCGGGTCAGCTCGGACAGCACCGGATTGGTGCTGGAGTAGGGGAGGCGGGCATCGAGGACTTCGATGACCACGTCGATCTCGGGCAGCGCGTCCTTTATCTGACGACGCGCCTTGTGCATGTGTCCCGGGTACCAGCCCAGCATGTTGCTTCTCCTGCCGTCAGGGGTATGACGGTTGTCCTGTCACCTCTTGTCCTGCCTCCTCGCCCGCCTGTCAGGAGTCGCTCACCATTGGAGGCGGCGATAGATGACAGGCAGCAAGGAGAGGGGACGCGTATGGCGGCGCATTC is from Cobetia marina and encodes:
- the ylqF gene encoding ribosome biogenesis GTPase YlqF gives rise to the protein MLGWYPGHMHKARRQIKDALPEIDVVIEVLDARLPYSSTNPVLSELTRHKPVLKLLSRADLADPARTREWVEYFDALPNTRALAITTLEARDLKQIPRLCREMAGHIRVDRDARVMVMGIPNVGKSTLINGLAGRKIAKTGNEPAVTKRQQKIRIDGGIALIDTPGVMWPKIEDQASAYRLAGSGAIRDTAIDYTDVAVVVAAELARRYPDELIARYKLKSLPAYSANPDAERVESDGPRKVDLMALSGFNGVAILEEIASKRGGLRAGGIIDLHRGAEVLLHELRDGKLGRLTLETPADIPAEPVPEASGETQDGARMSEPPESASE